From the genome of Lotus japonicus ecotype B-129 chromosome 6, LjGifu_v1.2, one region includes:
- the LOC130723035 gene encoding probable E3 ubiquitin-protein ligase LUL4, with product MGHSWSANNISDDDTTTPDNNNNNFIPPPPLPPLQPLLIPPPPPPQGYFFPLPTPYAPPCANFVTPPPPLSLPPQPHSVFYSNPIGHPSYANPVVGHVQFNPYFTTPHGWFSPRPSSSSANSSLSNQPPPPPPYVNHQTTKKIRSHVNVHKGTLRFELDDLKPHHYLVSFVFDAVYDGSITIIYFANEEERCRFVPLFPDIFEPVRVPFQKGVGQKFVQPSGTGTDLSIFELDALTKSSPEEDAFPLIICAETCAIDETPGHSMPGAHPPPHMQITQCVLQRSNGGGAFQIKVVRQILWIDGVRYELRELYGIGSSGATDFDNSKPGKDCVICMIEPKDTAVLPCRHMCMCSECAKTLRLQSNKCPICRQSIEELIEIKMNNSYHQ from the exons ATGGGTcattcatggagtgccaacaacaTTAGTGATGATGATACAACAACAccagacaacaacaacaacaatttcattccaccaccaccactcccaCCTCTACAACCTCTTCTCATtcctccaccgccaccgccgCAGGGCTACTTTTTCCCCTTACCAACCCCTTACGCTCCACCCTGTGCCAACTTCGTCACTCCCCCTCCTCCTCTGTCTCTGCCTCCTCAGCCCCATTCCGTCTTCTACTCCAACCCCATTGGCCACCCCAGTTATGCTAACCCTGTCGTCGGTCATGTTCAATTCAACCCTTACTTCACCACTCCACATGGCTGGTTCTCACCTcgcccttcttcttcttctgctaaTTCCTCACTCTCCaaccaaccaccaccaccaccaccctatgtGAACCATCAAACTACTAAGAAGATCAGGAGCCATGTCAATGTTCACAAAGGCACTCTTCGGTTCGAGCTGGATGATCTCAAGCCTCATCATTACCtcgtttcttttgtttttgatgCTGTTTATGATGGCAG CATCACCATCATCTACTTCGCCAATGAAGAAGAGAGATGCAGGTTTGTTCCGCTATTTCCTGATATATTTGAGCCAGTAAGAGTCCCCTTTCAGAAAGGAGTTGGCCAGAAATTTGTTCAGCCTTCAGGAACGGGGACTGACCTAAGCATCTTTGAGTTGGATGCTCTTACAAAGTCCTCGCCTGAAGAGGATGCCTTTCCTTTGATAATATGCGCCGAAACATGTGCAATAGACGAAACTCCTGGACATTCCATGCCAGGTGCACATCCACCACCTCACATGCAAATAACTCAGTGTGTCTTACAGAGAAGCAATGGTGGCGGTGCTTTCCAGATAAAAGTAGTTAGGCAGATTCTGTGGATTGATGGTGTTCGTTATGAGTTGAGGGAGTTATATGGAATAGGAAGCTCAGGAGCAACAGATTTTGATAACAGTAAACCAGGGAAAGATTGTGTAATATGCATGATTGAACCAAAAGATACCGCTGTCTTACCTTGTCGACACATG TGTATGTGCAGTGAGTGTGCCAAAACTCTGAGGCTTCAGTCCAACAAATGCCCTATATGCCGTCAATCTATTGAGGAACTTATAGAGATCAAGATGAACAACAGCTATCATCAGTGA
- the LOC130723036 gene encoding uncharacterized protein LOC130723036 — MFSLFYGLWKHMFSKLELHVLILGIDKAGKTTLLEKMKTMYSNVEGLPPDRIVPTVGLNIGRTEVANRKLVFWDLGGQPGLRSIWEKYYEEAHAVIFVVDAACPSRFEDAKSALEKVLRHEDLQGAPLLILANKQDLPEAVTAEELARYLDLKKLDERLFMFEAVSAYDGLGIRESAEWLVQVMDRSKRTEMLRERAGAMGSGPS, encoded by the exons ATGTTTTCATTGTTTTATGGACTATGGAAGCACATGTTCAGCAAGTTAGAGCTTCACGTACTCATTCTGGGGATTGATAAAGCTGGCAAGACG ACTTTgctggagaagatgaagacaaTGTACTCAAATGTGGAAGGCCTTCCTCCTGATCGAATTGTTCCAACCGTGGGATTGAACATCGGTCGCACTGAAGTGGCAAATAGAAAACTTGTGTTCTGGGACCTTGGAGGCCAG CCTGGTCTTCGCTCAATCTGGGAGAAATATTATGAAGAGGCACATGCTGTTATATTTGTCGTAGATGCTGCTTGTCCGTCACGCTTTGAAGATGCGAAGTCTGCACTTG AAAAGGTGCTTCGGCATGAGGATCTCCAAGGAGCGCCTCTTTTGATATTAGCAAACAAGCAG GATCTTCCTGAGGCAGTAACAGCTGAAGAACTCGCTCGATATCTAGACTTAAAGAAGCTGGATGAAAGACTTTTCATGTTTGAAGCCGTTTCAGCATATGATGG GTTGGGTATTAGGGAAAGTGCAGAATGGTTGGTGCAAGTTATGGACAGAAGCAAGAGGACTGAAATGTTGAGAGAGCGGGCAGGGGCAATGGGTTCAGGTCCTTCATAG
- the LOC130723037 gene encoding uncharacterized protein LOC130723037, with translation MRGLSLLSLGGCFDGCFDHTQACGLGTRIYNLSDRPVELQIRVGSILKKVHTLKPGSSKRVKSKHIYKAYVPHAGRIRGSDVGGLKSLLYYYDETCHPYIWIHDIGGNSLRMVKQQYLSLEDLKEFSEIRILRDQQRGCISVCKRNRPDFC, from the coding sequence ATGAGAGGTTTGAGCCTTCTATCTCTTGGTGGTTGCTTTGACGGCTGCTTTGACCACACTCAAGCCTGTGGATTAGGGACAAGGATTTATAACCTCAGTGACAGGCCAGTGGAGCTGCAGATAAGGGTGGGGTCAATACTGAAGAAGGTTCACACTTTGAAGCCAGGGTCTTCTAAGAGAGTGAAGAGTAAACACATATACAAAGCATATGTGCCTCATGCTGGAAGGATCAGAGGCAGTGATGTTGGGGGATTGAAGAGCTTGTTGTATTACTATGATGAAACTTGTCACCCTTATATTTGGATTCATGACATTGGGGGTAATTCCTTGAGGATGGTGAAGCAGCAGTATTTAAGCCTTGAGGATTTGAAGGAGTTTTCTGAAATCAGGATCTTGAGGGATCAGCAGAGAGGTTGTATATCAGTTTGTAAGAGAAATAGACCTGATTTCTGCTGA